A stretch of the Ostrea edulis chromosome 9, xbOstEdul1.1, whole genome shotgun sequence genome encodes the following:
- the LOC130050442 gene encoding potential E3 ubiquitin-protein ligase ariadne-2-like, whose amino-acid sequence MKGKVMEESTLRIPKFVLPPVGHLSYIMLSEKHQYFVRKVKTVMELKVEIAKQHQCSKNSVDIIDECSYVPHLNQMSVECLSFPIAVVLHEENRSATDLPSAMHSVITADPDITNPNEEDTRIKMSCGHAITPENLFQYVSIQILQFKSDIYCFETNCGKTWEVGEIVKNSMMNKYEACFYKQRLKLNKRHKDPSCKNCPTCGVLCKRYSAKSPMVRCNNCSKFKGINFVFCWFCLDAWTFDHNCGDGHLNPTQASQVQEILNNCEKITVQYSNVPNVPSLRLCPNCMLLIEHAEQCKEVLCVSCKTSFCFICLSVKPSHGKLACGGYNTPCNVAPIQKLSSLILN is encoded by the exons ATGAAAGGAAAAGTTATGGAG gAGAGTACCTTGAGGATCCCTAAATTTGTATTGCCACCTGTGGGGCACCTATCATACATAATGTTATCTGAGAAACATCAGTATTTCGTCAGAAAG GTAAAGACGGTGATGGAATTGAAGGTTGAGATTGCTAAACAGCACCAGTGCAGTAAAAATAGCGTAGATATAATTGACGAATGTTCGTATGTTCCTCATTTAAACCAAATGTCTGTCGAATGTTTATCATTCCCGATCGCTGTGGTTCTGCATGAAGAAAACAGAAGTGCAACTGACCTTCCTTCCGCTATGCACTCTGTAATCACGGCTGATCCAGATATTACTAACCCAAACGAAGAGGATACACGTATAAAGATGTCATGTGGACATGCAATAA CACCAGAAAACCTCTTCCAGTACGTCTCCATACAAATTCTTCAATTCAAAAGTGATATATACTGTTTTGAGACCAATTGTGGTAAAACGTGGGAAGTGGGAGAAATTGTGAAAAACTCTATGATGAACAAATACGAAGCATGTTTTTACAAACAGAGACTGAAATTAAATAAACGTCACAAAGATCCATCGTGTAAAAATTGTCCTACGTGTGGAGTCTTATGCAAAAGATACTCTGCAAAATCACCAATGGTTCGGTGTAATAATTGTTCCAAATTCAAAGGAattaattttgtgttttgttgGTTTTGTTTAGACGCTTGGACCTTCGATCACAACTGTGGGGATGGACACCTTAATCCAACACAAGCATCACAAGTTCAAGAAATTCTCAATAATTGTGAAAAAATAACAGTTCAGTATTCCAATGTTCCAAATGTTCCTTCTTTAAGATTGTGTCCCAATTGTATGTTATTAATTGAACATGCTGAGCAATGTAAGGAAGTGTTATGTGTATCTTGTAAAACGTCATTTTGCTTCATTTGCCTTAGCGTAAAGCCGAGCCACGGCAAATTGGCGTGTGGCGGTTATAATACGCCATGCAATGTTGCACCCATACAGAAATTAAGTAGTCTCATATTGAATTAA
- the LOC130050443 gene encoding uncharacterized protein LOC130050443 isoform X1 — protein sequence MASKLLSSEQMNFTRAGIVCLDVIKLILKDILNLHIKPRNLYRMIIKTNTNGVLNRHQLELCTKTPNPDYDTFDVSLLYRLIRTFGALRFPDLKPTQGRGIVLSQQHTEIGDDIERLRIFRNESFAHLHSSSIPDSTFRTQSQNLKIAIGRIQMFMTAQGLPVNYKKQLHDALKFQFDIDDMKKLKIELETLLTVMNKEKKVPKMRGCLSCLRCKGSEDLQRKFYRERGSTVRHALLMSNIEKQRGLLTKLKTELTNLGDLNTSEIDGSESVKDLLCCLLQKKLISNNNVIYLQHLFRRTGSKELNQKCIEYAEGMNALCFYEKHVGNTVPLLYPCKLSNR from the exons ATGGCGTCAAAACTATTGTCTTCAGAGCAAATGAACTTTACACGTGCAGGAATAGTTTGCTTGGATGTGATAAAGTTAATATTAAAAGACATTTTAAACCTTCATATAAAGCCAAGGAATCTGTACCGTATGATAATAAAGACTAATACCAATGGTGTATTGAATCGACATCAGTTGGAGCTATGTACGAAAACCCCTAACCCTGACTACGACACGTTTGACGTTTCCTTGCTTTATCGGCTGATACGTACATTCGGCGCTTTACGTTTTCCGGATTTAAAGCCTACACAAGGACGGGGAATAGTGCTTTCTCAACAACATACAGAAATTGGTGACGACATCGAGCGTCTCAGGATCTTTAGGAATGAGTCATTTGCCCATTTGCATTCTTCTTCTATTCCAGATTCAACTTTCAGAACACAAtcgcaaaatttaaaaattgcaATAGGGCGAATCCAAATGTTTATGACGGCACAGGGATTGCCTGTGAACTATAAGAAACAACTTCACGATGCACTGAAATTTCAGTTTGATATTGATGATATGAAAAAACTTAAAATAGAACTTGAAACATTGTtgacagtaatgaataaggaaAAGAAGG TTCCAAAGATGCGTGGATGCCTGTCATGTCTAAGATGTAAAG GTTCTGAAGATCTACAGAGAAAGTTTTATCGTGAGCGGGGTTCCACTGTTAGGCATGCACTTCTTATGTCCAATATAGAGAAACAACGAGGACTGCTTACCAAACTCAAAACTGAATTGACAA ATCTAGGTGACTTAAACACCAGTGAGATTGATGGTTCAGAATCTGTTAAGGATCTGCTATGCTGTTTACTACAGAAGAAACTCATATCCAATAACAACGTCATATACCTTCAGCATCTGTTCAGAAGAACGGGCTCCAAAGAGTTGAACCAAAAATGCATAGAATATGCAGAGGGAATGAACGCCTTGTGTTTCTATGAGAAGCACGTCGGTAATACCGTACCATTATTGTATCCATGTAAATTGTCAAACAGGTAG